One genomic region from Shewanella aestuarii encodes:
- a CDS encoding DUF3379 domain-containing protein — translation MDDLQFRRQAYGDPNTQSDDFLQHMVDHPDDAKLVNNLKVLDSKLNQALNIPVPNDLADKLLLRQQLNQHQESKKRTRYLMAMAASIAFVVGLSFSMLRFTPVDLSEHALAHVYHETKALQIEQNIGFNDINFKLASIAGLQQSKFIEQPGRVLYTAYCDFQGVKSLHLVMQDEYGQKVTLFIVPAENRMKLEQMFADNHYKGQGFKTAGAYMLLVGEQHSDLEHVKQEIKQSFI, via the coding sequence ATGGATGATCTACAATTTCGTCGTCAAGCCTATGGCGACCCCAATACCCAATCTGACGATTTTTTACAGCATATGGTAGATCACCCAGATGATGCTAAATTAGTTAACAACTTAAAAGTGCTTGATAGCAAATTAAATCAAGCTCTTAATATACCCGTACCCAATGATTTAGCCGACAAACTTCTACTACGTCAGCAACTGAATCAACATCAAGAATCTAAAAAGCGTACCCGCTATTTAATGGCTATGGCAGCTTCAATTGCATTTGTTGTTGGGTTGAGTTTTAGTATGTTGCGTTTTACACCAGTGGATTTATCTGAACATGCTTTAGCCCATGTTTACCATGAAACTAAAGCCTTACAGATAGAGCAAAATATTGGTTTTAATGACATTAACTTTAAACTAGCCAGTATTGCTGGCTTACAACAGTCTAAGTTTATTGAACAACCTGGACGGGTGCTTTATACCGCTTATTGTGATTTCCAAGGCGTGAAGTCATTACACCTTGTCATGCAGGATGAATATGGCCAAAAAGTGACATTATTTATCGTGCCTGCTGAAAACAGAATGAAACTTGAACAGATGTTTGCCGACAATCACTATAAAGGCCAAGGTTTCAAAACCGCTGGCGCATATATGCTGCTCGTCGGTGAACAGCACTCAGATCTTGAACATGTAAAACAAGAAATTAAACAAAGTTTTATCTAA
- the putP gene encoding sodium/proline symporter PutP has protein sequence MEIQAPILITFIGYLALMMGIGLWAYKKTDSVDDYILGGRKMGPAVTALSVGASDMSGWLLLGLPGAVYLGGLGEAWIGFGLVFGAWLNWLFVAKRLRIYTQLADNSLTLPDFFENRFNDNHGLLKLVSAVTILVFFTFYASSGMVGGAILFEKVFGLDYTLALVIGSVIIVSYTFVGGFFAVSWTDFFQGCLMLIALLIVPVSIFSHAETQTNLQTLDPAMLSFVSEQTTVIGLVSLLAWGLGYFGQPHILSRFMAIGSANDLRLSRRIAMSWMIIALIGALATGLAGTLYFANTPLDNPETVFIHLAHAAFNPWIGGLLIAAILSAIMSTIDSQLLVCSSVITEDFYRKWLRPQASSKELMLVGRIGVIAIAIIAGVFALDPNSSVLGLVSYAWAGFGAAFGPVVLLSLFWQNYSRNGAVATIIVGAVTVVVWKQLSGGIFDLYEIVPGFVLASITGIMFSKISPPNDAVKAEFLAFNAELKAK, from the coding sequence ATGGAAATTCAAGCACCTATTTTAATTACTTTTATTGGCTATTTGGCACTGATGATGGGGATCGGTCTGTGGGCTTATAAAAAAACGGATTCAGTCGATGATTATATTCTTGGCGGCCGAAAAATGGGCCCCGCGGTAACAGCACTCAGTGTGGGCGCATCAGATATGTCAGGCTGGTTGTTACTCGGTTTACCCGGCGCAGTCTACCTTGGCGGATTAGGCGAAGCTTGGATTGGCTTTGGTTTAGTATTCGGTGCATGGTTAAACTGGCTATTTGTCGCTAAACGTTTGCGCATTTACACCCAACTTGCTGATAACTCACTAACCCTACCTGACTTTTTTGAAAACCGCTTTAACGACAATCACGGCTTATTAAAACTGGTTTCTGCGGTCACCATTTTAGTCTTTTTTACCTTTTATGCTTCATCTGGCATGGTTGGTGGCGCCATCTTATTTGAAAAAGTGTTTGGCCTCGATTACACCTTAGCCTTAGTGATTGGCTCTGTCATCATTGTTTCTTACACCTTTGTTGGTGGTTTTTTTGCAGTGAGCTGGACAGACTTTTTCCAAGGTTGCTTAATGTTAATCGCACTATTAATTGTGCCCGTTAGCATATTTAGCCATGCAGAAACTCAAACAAATCTTCAAACTCTTGATCCAGCAATGCTATCGTTTGTTAGTGAGCAAACCACGGTTATCGGTTTAGTGTCACTATTGGCTTGGGGGTTAGGCTACTTTGGTCAGCCACATATTTTGTCGCGCTTTATGGCCATAGGAAGTGCCAATGACTTGCGCCTTTCTCGCAGAATCGCCATGAGCTGGATGATTATCGCTCTTATCGGCGCACTCGCGACAGGCTTAGCTGGCACGTTATACTTTGCCAATACTCCGTTAGATAACCCTGAAACAGTCTTTATTCACTTAGCCCATGCTGCATTTAATCCTTGGATTGGCGGCTTATTAATTGCGGCTATCTTATCTGCAATTATGAGCACCATTGATTCACAGTTGTTAGTTTGTTCAAGTGTGATCACTGAAGATTTTTATCGCAAATGGTTGCGTCCACAAGCTAGCAGTAAAGAATTAATGTTAGTGGGCAGAATAGGTGTCATTGCTATTGCCATTATTGCAGGTGTTTTTGCACTTGATCCAAACAGCAGTGTGTTAGGGTTAGTCAGTTATGCATGGGCAGGTTTTGGCGCAGCATTTGGCCCAGTGGTGTTGTTATCGCTATTTTGGCAAAATTATAGCCGCAATGGCGCAGTAGCCACTATCATAGTGGGCGCGGTTACGGTTGTGGTTTGGAAACAACTCAGTGGTGGCATATTCGACTTATATGAAATTGTGCCCGGCTTTGTGTTGGCTTCGATTACCGGCATTATGTTCAGTAAAATATCACCGCCTAATGACGCAGTAAAAGCAGAGTTTCTAGCATTTAATGCCGAACTCAAGGCCAAATAA
- a CDS encoding OmpP1/FadL family transporter, whose translation MTLFNKTLLATAVALASTQATAAGFQLNSQSATGLGRAMAGDAIIADNASVLSRNPAAMALFDEKSLSVGMTYADVNVEVTEAVFLGNELGGIENAAEGKPIPNAYYINPVNDKFAFGFAAFSNYGTGADLSELTEGVSPSPVDLLGNTEVATINLNASMSYRLNDALSLGIGIDLIHGSGKLSRGSLVDVEADGWGVGGIVGLTYEVNENHRFGLSYRLSPEMKASGDIRYLITEFDDINIPLADIAQFAGFHQITEKFALHYTAQWSQWSSFDKITLQNDGAPEVDLKEYHWKDSWFVSLGGTYVVNDKWTVRAGIATDHGVVDLQSSLSIPDSDRTWYSAGFTYNINPKSSIDFGYTLVVGEKVHVEEDNALGMPITAYTESGANYFSLQYNYRF comes from the coding sequence ATGACTTTATTCAACAAGACTCTACTTGCAACAGCGGTTGCGTTAGCAAGCACCCAAGCTACTGCTGCAGGTTTTCAACTCAATAGCCAATCTGCCACCGGATTAGGTCGTGCAATGGCCGGTGATGCCATTATTGCGGATAATGCATCAGTGCTTTCTCGTAACCCAGCAGCCATGGCGTTATTTGATGAAAAAAGCTTATCAGTAGGTATGACTTATGCTGACGTCAATGTTGAAGTCACTGAAGCAGTTTTTCTAGGGAATGAACTAGGCGGGATTGAAAATGCCGCTGAAGGTAAACCGATCCCAAACGCCTATTACATTAACCCAGTTAATGACAAATTTGCGTTCGGATTCGCAGCATTTAGTAACTATGGCACCGGTGCCGATTTAAGTGAACTAACTGAAGGTGTGTCTCCTTCCCCTGTTGATTTACTTGGTAATACCGAAGTTGCCACAATTAATTTAAATGCAAGTATGTCTTACCGCTTAAATGATGCGTTAAGCCTTGGTATCGGTATCGATTTAATTCATGGTTCAGGTAAATTAAGCCGCGGCTCATTGGTTGATGTTGAAGCTGATGGTTGGGGCGTAGGCGGAATCGTTGGTTTAACCTATGAAGTAAACGAAAATCACCGCTTTGGCTTAAGCTACCGTCTTAGTCCAGAAATGAAAGCATCCGGTGACATTCGTTATTTAATCACTGAATTTGATGATATCAATATTCCACTTGCTGATATTGCTCAGTTTGCTGGTTTCCACCAAATTACTGAAAAGTTTGCACTTCACTACACAGCACAATGGAGTCAGTGGAGTTCATTCGATAAAATTACACTTCAAAATGACGGTGCTCCAGAAGTAGATTTAAAAGAATACCACTGGAAAGACTCATGGTTTGTCAGCTTAGGCGGAACTTATGTTGTTAACGATAAATGGACTGTTCGTGCAGGTATTGCGACTGACCATGGTGTTGTAGATCTACAATCTTCGTTATCAATACCTGATTCAGATCGTACATGGTACTCAGCCGGTTTCACTTATAACATTAACCCCAAATCGAGTATTGATTTTGGCTATACCTTAGTTGTTGGTGAAAAGGTACATGTTGAAGAAGATAACGCACTTGGTATGCCTATTACCGCTTACACAGAATCAGGCGCTAACTACTTCTCATTACAGTACAACTACCGCTTTTAA
- a CDS encoding efflux RND transporter periplasmic adaptor subunit, with the protein MHSSTQSSLNLLSRNFILLSAYLASSFSFAAEMPLETITAKSTSQTQYLQLDAKVEPITSATVSAQTSGRILAINYDVNDLVPEGAPLLEITSKEQGAGLAAAEAELAKAQAQNFEAQAQFERYKALFPKGAISKGAMDEATSNAKSSAQAVSAAKARLISAKENVNYTIVSAPFSGRVTAKWVEQGETISYGQPLLSGYATDKLRAVFYVPQQYRQQLAALDSINLSDDYQQYQSDKINKFNFSTQADQSIEVRVQLDNLQDTLQAGQWLKAALPIATTEAIYLPKSAIFQVGELTAVYRKQGDKYLQTQVRLGKQLTGNQLTTGQVTQVEVLSGVMDGDNIINDAASYVLFLNQAHANQAN; encoded by the coding sequence ATGCATTCATCGACTCAATCTTCGCTAAATTTACTTAGCCGAAATTTCATCCTTTTATCAGCTTATTTAGCTTCAAGCTTCAGCTTTGCTGCAGAAATGCCGCTTGAAACCATCACAGCCAAAAGCACATCGCAAACTCAATACCTGCAACTAGATGCCAAAGTAGAGCCCATTACCTCTGCCACTGTGTCTGCACAAACCTCAGGTCGCATTTTAGCAATCAACTATGATGTCAATGATTTGGTACCAGAAGGTGCCCCATTATTAGAGATCACCAGTAAAGAACAAGGTGCAGGCTTAGCTGCGGCTGAAGCTGAACTTGCCAAAGCACAAGCGCAAAACTTTGAAGCTCAGGCTCAATTTGAGCGGTATAAAGCATTATTTCCAAAAGGAGCAATTTCTAAAGGTGCCATGGATGAAGCTACCTCTAATGCTAAGTCCAGTGCTCAGGCCGTTAGCGCAGCTAAAGCTCGCTTAATTAGTGCCAAAGAGAACGTCAATTACACCATTGTTAGCGCACCATTTTCAGGTCGAGTCACGGCTAAGTGGGTTGAACAAGGTGAAACCATCAGTTACGGCCAACCTTTATTATCTGGCTATGCCACCGACAAATTACGCGCGGTATTTTATGTACCACAGCAATATCGCCAACAATTAGCCGCCTTAGATAGTATTAATTTATCTGATGATTATCAGCAATATCAAAGTGACAAAATCAATAAGTTCAATTTTAGTACTCAAGCTGACCAAAGTATTGAAGTACGTGTACAACTTGACAACCTCCAAGACACCTTGCAAGCAGGTCAATGGTTAAAAGCGGCATTACCCATTGCCACAACTGAAGCAATTTACTTGCCCAAGTCAGCGATTTTTCAAGTAGGTGAATTAACGGCGGTATATCGCAAGCAAGGTGATAAGTATCTGCAAACCCAAGTGCGTCTTGGCAAGCAATTAACCGGTAATCAGCTCACAACAGGCCAAGTCACCCAAGTAGAAGTGCTATCAGGCGTTATGGATGGCGACAATATTATCAATGATGCTGCCAGCTATGTGCTGTTCCTTAATCAAGCGCACGCTAATCAAGCAAACTAA
- a CDS encoding efflux RND transporter permease subunit, which produces MNNPNSPSLGLSGTIAKMFQASAITPLLALVGLLLGIFAVIITPKEEDPQIDVTFADVFIPFPGATPSEVQSLVTLPAEQIISEIKGVDTLYSFSQPDGALIITIFEVGVPRDEAVVNIYNQLFSNRDKFNQAAGIGEPLIKPRGIDDVPIVSLTLYSQSSDIGAEELTHVAANLETELKRIPGTREIYTQGRHDMVLNVRLDSVKMNAFGVTVDQIEQRLQDNNQVSMLSSWVQNNQQIKVRAGQFINSVDDVKSLLIKVIPTQSKSQQAEPTLAKAVYLSDVAEITLQSDIPTQHVRHVDQQGDYPAVTIAIGKQAGQNAVVIADKVLSRIAEVQNVLVPDQVKVAVSRNYGQTAGDKSNTLIFKLIFATSAVVLLVFFTMGLRESAVVGIAIIITLALTLFASWAWGFTLNRISLFALIFSIGILVDDAIVVVENIHRHMALSNKPLLDIIPVAVDEVGGPTILATFTVIAALLPMAFVSGLMGPYMSPIPINASMGMLLSLVIAFMMTPWLSNKLLKRHTHKDGSTVIHADDHNQNDLANDKLGQFFNRLMTPFLIGSNAGKARKGLAAVIVALIAIAVALPAMQAVILKMLPFDNKSEFQVMVDLPEGTPVEQTQRVLQEMSQYLSTVEEIEHQQWYAGTHAPMNFNGLVRHYFLRSSQELGDIQVNLVDKSHRSRDSHSIALAVRGPLNEIAKAYNARVKVVEVPPGPPVWSPIVAEVYAPTTELREKTALELEQRFNATEHVVDVDIFLPYAQQKWQVSIDRTKASLLGLSYGQIVNTIAAAVGGKDVSYLHLASQKRPTPIRLQVNEGEKVNLAQILNLKLTNQHGEQISLAAVTTIEQSHINAAIVHKNMIPMIMVVADMAGPTDSPLYGMFDIAGQINQANAERDFPIAQHYVEQPDGISEVAILWDGEWKITYETFRDMGIAYAVGMIAIYLLVVGQFKSYLVPLVIMAPIPLTVIGVMPGHAILGAQFTATSMIGMIALAGIIVRNSILLVDFINHLLAAGMTLEKAVIKSAAVRAKPIMLTALAAMIGALFIIDDPIFNGLAISLIFGIFISTILTLLVIPVLYFSVMKSRQMINS; this is translated from the coding sequence ATGAATAATCCAAACTCTCCTTCACTGGGCTTGTCAGGCACTATCGCGAAAATGTTTCAAGCCAGTGCTATTACCCCTTTGCTTGCACTTGTTGGCTTGTTATTAGGCATTTTTGCGGTAATTATCACCCCAAAAGAAGAAGACCCTCAAATTGATGTCACCTTTGCCGATGTGTTTATCCCCTTCCCTGGGGCAACGCCAAGTGAAGTACAAAGCTTAGTCACGCTACCTGCTGAACAGATTATTTCTGAAATCAAAGGCGTTGATACCTTATATTCATTTTCCCAGCCAGATGGTGCATTGATTATCACCATCTTTGAAGTTGGCGTACCACGCGATGAAGCGGTAGTGAATATTTACAATCAGCTATTTTCTAATCGTGATAAATTCAATCAAGCCGCTGGTATTGGTGAGCCACTGATTAAACCTCGCGGCATTGATGATGTACCGATTGTAAGCTTAACCCTTTATTCGCAATCTAGTGATATTGGCGCAGAAGAGCTTACCCACGTAGCAGCTAACTTGGAAACTGAACTCAAACGCATCCCTGGCACCAGAGAAATCTATACCCAAGGACGCCATGATATGGTGCTAAATGTCAGATTAGACAGCGTGAAAATGAATGCCTTTGGGGTAACAGTTGACCAGATTGAGCAGCGCTTACAAGATAACAATCAAGTCTCTATGCTTAGCTCGTGGGTGCAGAATAACCAACAAATTAAAGTCCGTGCTGGGCAATTTATTAATTCGGTTGATGACGTAAAATCGTTGTTGATAAAAGTTATTCCAACACAATCAAAGTCACAACAGGCTGAACCAACATTAGCCAAAGCCGTTTACTTGTCAGATGTGGCCGAAATCACCTTGCAAAGTGATATACCAACCCAACATGTCCGTCATGTTGACCAACAGGGTGATTATCCTGCAGTGACTATCGCAATAGGCAAGCAAGCAGGTCAAAATGCGGTAGTGATTGCCGATAAAGTGTTAAGCCGCATTGCTGAAGTGCAAAACGTGCTGGTACCTGATCAGGTTAAGGTTGCCGTGTCACGTAACTATGGTCAAACCGCTGGCGACAAATCCAACACCCTTATTTTCAAGTTGATATTTGCCACTTCTGCGGTCGTATTATTGGTGTTTTTCACCATGGGGTTACGTGAATCTGCAGTGGTAGGCATCGCCATTATTATCACCCTTGCGCTGACGTTATTCGCCTCTTGGGCTTGGGGATTTACCTTAAACCGTATTTCGCTGTTTGCGCTGATTTTCTCTATCGGGATCTTGGTTGATGATGCCATTGTAGTGGTGGAAAACATCCACCGTCATATGGCATTAAGCAATAAGCCCTTGCTTGACATTATTCCCGTGGCGGTTGATGAAGTCGGCGGTCCGACTATTTTGGCCACCTTTACAGTTATCGCCGCATTACTGCCAATGGCATTCGTATCAGGCTTAATGGGCCCTTACATGAGCCCTATCCCCATTAATGCCAGCATGGGCATGCTGTTATCATTAGTGATTGCTTTTATGATGACACCTTGGTTATCAAACAAGTTATTAAAGCGTCATACTCATAAAGACGGCAGTACGGTCATTCACGCTGACGATCACAATCAAAATGACCTAGCCAATGACAAACTAGGCCAGTTTTTTAACCGGTTGATGACGCCATTTTTAATCGGCAGCAATGCAGGTAAGGCCCGTAAAGGCTTAGCTGCTGTGATTGTTGCGTTAATTGCTATTGCTGTTGCCTTGCCCGCAATGCAGGCCGTGATATTAAAAATGCTGCCATTTGATAACAAATCTGAATTTCAGGTGATGGTTGATTTGCCTGAAGGCACTCCAGTAGAGCAAACACAACGTGTTTTACAAGAAATGAGTCAGTACTTGTCAACGGTAGAAGAAATTGAGCATCAACAATGGTATGCAGGCACTCACGCACCAATGAATTTTAATGGCCTTGTACGTCACTATTTCTTGCGCAGCAGTCAAGAGCTTGGTGACATACAAGTTAATCTTGTCGATAAATCACATCGCAGTCGTGACAGCCACTCAATCGCCTTAGCCGTTCGTGGGCCGTTAAACGAAATAGCTAAAGCTTATAATGCCAGAGTTAAAGTAGTCGAAGTGCCACCAGGGCCGCCAGTGTGGTCCCCTATTGTGGCAGAAGTGTATGCGCCAACAACCGAGCTACGTGAGAAAACGGCACTTGAGCTTGAACAACGCTTTAACGCCACCGAGCATGTTGTCGATGTTGATATCTTTTTACCTTATGCTCAGCAAAAATGGCAAGTCAGCATTGATCGCACTAAAGCCAGTTTATTGGGCTTATCTTACGGACAAATTGTTAATACCATTGCGGCAGCCGTTGGTGGTAAAGATGTCAGCTATTTACACTTAGCATCTCAAAAACGGCCGACACCTATCCGTTTACAGGTTAATGAAGGCGAAAAGGTCAATTTAGCGCAAATATTAAACCTTAAATTGACCAACCAGCATGGTGAGCAAATCAGCTTAGCTGCGGTCACAACTATCGAACAAAGCCATATAAATGCGGCGATTGTACATAAAAACATGATCCCGATGATCATGGTCGTCGCTGATATGGCAGGCCCTACCGACAGCCCGTTATATGGCATGTTTGATATTGCTGGCCAAATTAATCAAGCTAACGCTGAACGTGACTTCCCTATTGCGCAGCATTATGTCGAGCAGCCAGATGGCATCTCTGAAGTTGCCATATTATGGGACGGTGAATGGAAAATCACCTATGAAACCTTCCGCGATATGGGGATTGCTTATGCGGTGGGCATGATAGCCATCTACTTACTGGTGGTAGGTCAATTTAAGTCATATTTAGTACCGTTAGTGATTATGGCGCCCATCCCCTTAACCGTGATTGGTGTGATGCCAGGCCATGCCATATTAGGAGCGCAATTTACCGCAACATCGATGATCGGCATGATTGCCCTTGCGGGGATTATTGTGCGTAACTCCATTTTGTTAGTGGACTTTATTAATCATCTTTTAGCTGCGGGCATGACATTAGAAAAAGCGGTGATCAAATCTGCCGCAGTGCGCGCTAAACCTATTATGCTAACGGCATTAGCTGCAATGATTGGCGCACTGTTTATTATTGATGATCCAATCTTTAATGGATTAGCTATCAGTCTGATCTTCGGCATATTTATTTCAACCATTTTAACCTTGCTTGTCATCCCTGTGTTGTACTTCTCAGTGATGAAAAGTCGTCAAATGATAAACAGCTAA
- a CDS encoding YgaP family membrane protein yields MSIERTIMAFAGFMVLLSLVLTATVSHHFMWLTVFVGANLFQSAFTGFCPAAMVMKKLGLKSEAEIAKAK; encoded by the coding sequence ATGTCTATCGAACGTACAATTATGGCCTTTGCCGGATTTATGGTGTTATTGTCTTTGGTGTTAACCGCCACAGTAAGCCATCATTTTATGTGGCTGACGGTATTTGTTGGTGCTAATCTATTCCAAAGTGCTTTTACTGGTTTTTGTCCTGCTGCCATGGTGATGAAAAAACTCGGCCTAAAATCAGAAGCTGAGATTGCCAAAGCCAAATAA
- a CDS encoding rhodanese-like domain-containing protein: MKSSKRARTKLSLLAVFATIFMLFNQVSFAKDISSEQAWASISNGATLIDVRTAEEFAAGHIEGAINIPFDNIVNGISKLTLSPDSEIVLYCRSGRRSGIADQSLSEAGFTNSMNAGGFNALKDSKP; the protein is encoded by the coding sequence ATGAAATCTTCAAAACGTGCCAGAACAAAATTAAGCTTACTCGCTGTATTTGCAACAATTTTTATGCTGTTTAATCAAGTTAGTTTTGCGAAAGATATTTCATCAGAACAAGCTTGGGCTAGCATAAGCAATGGCGCAACCCTGATTGATGTTCGCACCGCAGAAGAATTTGCTGCAGGTCATATTGAAGGCGCAATTAACATTCCTTTTGATAATATTGTTAACGGCATAAGCAAGTTAACACTTAGCCCTGATAGTGAAATCGTTTTATATTGCCGCAGTGGACGTCGTAGCGGCATTGCCGATCAATCATTATCTGAAGCTGGATTCACAAACAGTATGAATGCTGGCGGCTTTAATGCCTTAAAAGATTCAAAACCTTAG
- a CDS encoding type II secretion system protein: MIKGRGFTLIELVVVIIILGILAVTAAPKFINLQGDARVSTLAGMQAALKSANTLVYSKASILGKEKLPPQPQATVDIGAGSQVNIAYGYLTATKDALELALDVKFDALNDINGTNDWVYIEGSDVSGAFIFIAQRGSPIDSNGILTCPLIYREASALFPPIYYIEKDPSNC; this comes from the coding sequence ATGATTAAAGGTCGCGGTTTTACTTTAATAGAACTGGTGGTTGTTATTATTATTCTCGGCATCCTTGCAGTAACTGCTGCTCCTAAGTTTATTAATTTACAAGGCGATGCTCGAGTTTCAACGTTAGCAGGTATGCAAGCAGCTTTAAAAAGTGCAAATACCTTAGTTTATTCAAAGGCTTCAATATTAGGTAAAGAAAAATTACCTCCTCAACCCCAAGCAACAGTGGATATTGGCGCTGGTTCGCAAGTAAATATTGCCTATGGTTATCTAACGGCGACTAAAGATGCTTTAGAGCTTGCATTGGATGTAAAATTTGATGCTCTAAATGATATAAATGGAACTAACGATTGGGTTTACATTGAAGGCTCTGATGTCTCTGGAGCATTCATATTTATAGCTCAACGTGGTTCACCCATTGATAGTAATGGTATTTTAACTTGTCCATTAATATATAGGGAAGCAAGTGCACTTTTCCCACCAATATATTACATCGAAAAAGATCCTAGCAACTGTTAG